The sequence TGAAGATGTCTTGACATAGATTATTGCACCCTAGGCTCATATTTGCTCTTGAAGTGTTGCTTCAGAATGAAACTTGTAGGTGGGAGAATGATGGATGACcaaatgaattgagagagatgccttatatagggatttcataataaaaTTACCTTCAGTCTAActtagaattattattattttgcacGAAGCTAGATATGATTAGGATAGGACTGTTGTATTATCCTCCCAAATTTGGGGCAAAAAGCATCAGACAAAGTGGTGTGGGGCGACCCTATCTTGACACTTTAggcccaaatttttagggatgcgaaATAATAAGATTCTAATACCAAAAATAGATTTGtataaaaatatataatgtttAGATGAGGCAAATGTGTCTCGAGGTTTGAAATGAGGTACAATTTATAATAAATTAGGATAATAaaggataaagggcacacctagaattaaaggcccaaataataaagtgttaatgcattaaagtggaataagactcataatattgaatgaaatattaatttaaataaatgaaggTCCTATACTATAAAGAGGAATAGAAAATACTAAATGAGTggtaggagagtgtgaaattggacaaccCAATTAAAggtatacaatttatgatgttgcatttagcccctactttagcggaGTGTGATCTTATGGTCATACTCATAGTAAAatagaaatgaagagatagagcgTCTAGGAGCAAGACAAGCTAGGGGTATGAGAATACTAGATTTGAAGGGCGATCAAGcccccaagcataggatcctatcaatccatgcaagtaaccttcaagtaTCTACAAAGTAAACAAATTTAGTAGTAAAACCAAAGGTCCAAGACAACTAGTTGAGTACACCTCAATGTCAAAAAGTTTGAATTGCTGATATCATTCTtggcatgttattgcaagagcacaagtggacttatagaaagaacaaggacgTACACCAATTGAAAGGAGAAGTGACCATGATCCAATGCTAGCAAGATGTGTTATACTGTGGGTTCATGGGAGCGAGAGAAATGAACATGGATATAGATACACTTTTCAAAGTGGTAATATTTCAGTGGGTCTTCTAAGCTAGGACCTTTTTCATTTCTACAAGTTTGTAATGAAGATGGTGGAACAAAGTGTTATTGGGGACATATTCACAAGCAAGTAGTTTCATAGATGCTAGTAACTTACGAGGAATACAATCACTTGGCATTTGAGACAATTCGTGTTGGGCCTCATTGGTTTTATTATTTAAGATCTTAGAAATTGGGATATGCGCAGATTAAACTAAGACAATAGGACTCATATTGACCTTGTACTTTAACAACCAATATAAGAGAATTGTTGTTCATATTACATTAAAAGTATTGCTTGTAAGTAGACCATTAAAATATGAATATAAGCTAGCACAACTTTCTCTTCAAGAAGGATCTTTTCCTTCTTGAAACTTCATTGTATCATTTTGTTttatttgatttgtttttaatAATTGTAATGAATATGTGATAATTTTTTACAATATAAATCTACACGGCCAACATTGTCAACATCAAaatttacacaatcaaatccaaaaaaataacaaacaaatatAAATCTAATAAGAATAAACCAAATTCAATGACATCTCTAATATTTATAATGAACTTATAAATGCAACTATTACATAAATCCAATAGAAACCAGGGTCACAATACAATAAATATATGAATCAAACTACCTTACCCATCGTTACTGCATGCTAATTGCACTTTATGATGCAACTGCTGGTTTTTACTCGGCCGTTTAGGAGGGTATGAGtcgttttcttgaaatttttttctttgtgCTTGTCCCGGCCTGGGCGGCGCGACTTTGATGCCCGTCGTGGATGACCCACCTGGTCATTTTCTCCATTGACTGCTTTTCAAATGAAAGATTCATACCTCATTTTTTCACATACAGCAGTTTAAACGAGATATTAAATTATACCGACGAATAGGCCGGAGTTTGTGGAGGATAAGGTCAGAGTCAATAATCTTACAGTGTAGTACGAATGTGATAAGCCTACTGCCATAATCTTTCATGGCGAAGCTTTTAGAAATTGCAGTCTTTATGAAAATAAATAAGAAACCTACTAATTTGGTTGAGGTAGTACAGCTAACCTTCGTCTAACTCTGTAAAAGAAATTTGCTTAATTCCGCAAGGAAACTCCACAGAGGAATATTATACTTGTGCTCCAGGATGAAGAAAGAAATATAGGTGAACGGCCACCCGTGGGTTTGTTGGATTGATAACACGGCACTTACGATACCGACACGTGGAGGCTAAACCGGTGACGAGGGTGACGCAGATCGAATCATTCACGAGGATTCCGACCGACCTACCGGCCAAAGAGCCCTAATCTATCCGGTACTCCTTAAAAGTCGGTGAAAAATTGGATAAATGGAAGGTGCAGATTTAATCCGAAGATCTTGGAGTGGAGCTCGGGCGTGGACGGAGGCCGTCCCGTACAGTGTTTGTGACGCGCTAACCTTTATTAAATGAAGTTGATATTCGATAAGAATTTTACAGCTCATCGAAAATTAAAAGCAATGGATAATGGTCCTTTACTTCTATTGGCGACTTTACTGTTTAAAAATGTCACTAGCGGTgtgagttgaagaagaaataagaaatacctAGCGTGCTACGTATATGATTTGTCTGTCCCTTGTCGACGTACGATGGCGCACGTTTTTAGGACGGTGCGATTCTTCACGTAATCTTTTGGCTACCTATATCTTTGGGAGAGGCCATTTAGAATTCCCTTACCACACAACAACAATGGGCTCTTCAAGTTCTCCAAATGCCTCTGCATTTTGCCTATCTATACTTCTTGTGTGCCTGGGGATAAAATTTGTGGCGGCAGATTCAGGTAATGATATTAAATTTTTTCAATATGTTTATGTTAATTTGATTGTGAGTTTTAGATTCAATTGTGTGAGAGTTTTTTTATCAATGTTTTCGATCACTTTCTTATTGATCACTCTCttattcatcatcaagatgaaagagtgtcaaaagaaaaaagagaaatctATCTCCAATCTATCTCCAATGTTGCCCATTTAGTTGTTGGGTCGTTTTCTTTATAGTTTTTTCTGGTTTTTTAACCTTTTTTCTCTTTTGTCTGTGCATTTCAGATCCGTTTGTATCGACTCATGCAGTGGGAATCAACTATGGGAGAGTCGCCGACAATCTACCGACACCAGCCAAAGCAGTGGAGCTAATGAAGAGCATTAACGCAGGCTATGTGAAGATATATGACGCAGATTCTGATGTCCTCAAGGCATTAGCCAACAGCAGTCTTCCTGTGGTAATAACAATACCAAATGATGAAATTTTAGGCATAGCTTCAAGCACATCCACTTCAGACCAATGGGTACAAACCAACGTTGTCCCTTACTATCCCCTCACCAAAATCTCCATGATCATGGTGGGCAACGAGATTCTTTCCTACCCCTCGCTTCAATCCACCTGGACCCAATTAGTACCCGCAATGCAAAACATCCACAACTCCTTACAGAAGAACAATCTAGATTCTTCCATAAAGGTAACAACTTCCGTAGCCATGGATGCCTTCTCTTCCTCCTACCCACCCTCCAATGGGACCTTCAAGGAAGCCATAGCCACATCAGTAATAAAGCCCATGTTAAGCTTCCTAGATTCCACAGACTCATACTTCTTTCTAGATGTCTACCCTTTCTTTGCCTGGAACGACAACCCCGTCAACATATCTCTCAACTACGCGCTCTTTGGCCTGAGCACCACCAACGTAGAAGACGGCACGTTGGGCTACACCAATATACTAGATGCACAGCTGGATGCCGCCATTGCAGCCATGCAAGCTCTGGGCTACGATGACGTAAAATTAGCCATCAGCGAAACGGGGTGGCCCACCAAAGGCGACTCTAGCGGCGCCACCGTAGCCAACGCCGCCCACTACAACACAAGACTCGTCAGCAAGTTGTTATCAAATGCCGGCACTCCTCGCCGGCCGAAGACCTTCTTTCCGACATTCGTCTTCGCTCTTTTTAACGAAGATCTGAAATCCGGCGCCGCCACGGAGCAAAACTGGGGTGTTTTTTACGCCGACGGGAGTCCCGTCTATGATATCGATCTCTCCGCCGTGAATTTAACCAACGGCGTTGTTAAACTCTCAGATGCTCCGGCGTCCTCTGCGTCGTCGTCGTCGTCGATTTTTTTCGGTCAATTGTTTTGGGCGGTCTTTTCGTGCTCAACTAATTTGGTTCTGTTATTTATTATTTCAAGACTAGGTTTTTAAGGGTGTTCGTTTGTGCTTTCATTAAACAAACGGAGAGTGGTTATTGAGGACATTAATTATATCTATTTCCATTGATATAATTAATCTTTCTTTGCACCATGCGTCACTGGTGCGTGTATTTATTTGCTTCATTAGGAAGATGTCACGGTCACATGGTCTGGTTCAGCGATGTATCCACTATGCACTGACGTCTTTCCAATGGTCACTCTGATTTTAACACTTAATATTTTTTTAGCACATCAATTCAATACAGAGCAGGCCCACGGGCTTGCAATTCAATATACGGTCGAGTTTGGTGCCACTTTTTGTCTTGCAAATTGTCTACCTATGGTTGGTTTCTTTGTTCTTACAACGGCTGAGCATTCAAACCGTGTATTACTTTTGAGAATGACATAAAGTAGCTCAAATGTGAATGAAtcacttttttggaaatttttatcTAATAGGCAATAGAGATagattagaattgtggataatttttttatatataaatcagTGCTTTCTGTGTAGTTAtttattataatttgtttacatagtatattattatatttataatatagaataaaaatataatatttttgtagttcatcttataaattttactttcttttttacaaaaatatatatataattttatttgtatGGAAATCACCtaaatcatttgtaataggtaAAGGAGAGAGTTTAAGATTTTGCAattgatatttcaattttttttaatacatttCTATCTATTAATAGATCATGAAATGTGATTGAAAAAATATCGATCTGTATGTGCATTTCCTCCTCCTTCAATAGACTGCAGGGTCCCATGATCTGCTTCAGAGATGTATCATGCACTGTCAATGGTCCCTCTGAATTTAATCCTATATACCTTTTTAGCACATCAATTCAATACAGAGCAGGCCCACGGACTTGCAATTCAATATATGGTGCAAATTGCCTTACTTTTTTCTACTTTATAATTAGTTGGTGATTACAATGGCTGAGCATTGAAACCGTGTATTACTTTATAGGATAGCATAGGGTAAAATCAAATATGAATCAAACTTTCTGgaagtttttatttctttttatatttgattgtgaaaaacatttttttttatgaataataaaaataaattaagattgttaatgttttttttttttttttttttggataaacaAGTAGTTGTCTAATTTAACCTACTTTCTAAAATTAATGATTCAGAATTGAAAAGGATGCaagacaataaaattaatttactatTATTATAACACTAGAAATAAGTTAGGATTGTCATTATTTTTTCTTTGGATAAACAAGTgatttaaaaatgaaaataaattaggattgttaatatatatatatattttttgataaacAAGCTATCTGTCAACTCCAACCTACTTTCTAAAATTAACGGTTCAgaattgaaaagaaagatgcaagtcAATAAAATATGCTTacaattatattaatttaaaaaaaaaaaatttatgatagaaatttataaatatatattttaatattggcCAGTCCCCtaatt is a genomic window of Cryptomeria japonica chromosome 7, Sugi_1.0, whole genome shotgun sequence containing:
- the LOC131066302 gene encoding probable glucan endo-1,3-beta-glucosidase A6 (The sequence of the model RefSeq protein was modified relative to this genomic sequence to represent the inferred CDS: added 44 bases not found in genome assembly) — translated: MAQGTHNRRMGNDSSSPNASAFCLSILLVCLGIKFVAADSDPFVSTHAVGINYGRVADNLPTPAKAVELMKSINAGYVKIYDADSDVLKALANSSLPVVITIPNDEILGIASSTSTSDQWVQTNVVPYYPLTKISMIMVGNEILSYPSLQSTWTQLVPAMQNIHNSLQKNNLDSSIKVTTSVAMDAFSSSYPPSNGTFKEAIATSVIKPMLSFLDSTDSYFFLDVYPFFAWNDNPVNISLNYALFGLSTTNVEDGTLGYTNILDAQLDAAIAAMQALGYDDVKLAISETGWPTKGDSSGATVANAAHYNTRLVSKLLSNAGTPRRPKTFFPTFVFALFNEDLKSGAATEQNWGVFYADGSPVYDIDLSAVNLTNGVVKLSDAPASSASSSSSIFFGQLFWAVFSCSTNLVLLFIISRLGF